The genomic interval TGGGCCGAATGTGTAGCGGCCCTCCGCGTCCGTCTTCGCTTCGAAGAAGAGCAGCTGTGTGTGGCCCAACAGGATGATGCGCGCGTTGGGGATGGGCTGTTCATCCGTGACACGCACGACCTGTCCTCTGAACGTGACGCCTGCTTCGAGGGGGAGCGACACGCCCTCCGTTCCCACCTCGACCTCTGGCAGGAGCGCGGCCCCCATGTCGCCGAGGGCCCAGAGCGTCACCTTTCCCTTGGCGAGCCCTTCGAGGGAGAAGGCTCCGTTGGCGCCCGTGGTGGACTCCGCGAGTGTCCGTGCCGCCCGTGCGTAGAGGTCCACCTGCTCGCGCAGCTCCTCGGGGTCCAGCGCCCAACAGGGCGGGTCATCCGCGGAGGCGGCGGCTTCGGCGCGAGGAGTGGCCTCGCGTGAGATGCAGGGCATCACCTCCGCGAGCACTCGCCCGGAGACACTTCGGGAGGCGAAGGCGCGCGCGCCCAGGACAGGGCTCTTGTCCTCGCGCAGCGTGCCAGTGATGCGTGCGTCTCCGGTGGGAGGAGGCTCGGCCCAGTGTGGGGAGGTATCGCGGGATGACTCGGGGGACGGAGGCATCCCGGTGGCCACCGGAGGCGTCGACGTGGCGGTCCAAGCGAAGAAGGCCATCAGCGCCAAGGCCAGGACCACGGCAAGGCCCACCCACTTCCCACGCTTCCCCGTACGCATGTCCTGGCCCGTGCTCGTGTTGCGCCCCCATGTGGGAGCGGAGGCGGAGAGCATGACACCTCGGCCGACGAATGCGTCGCCTGGTTCTGGCTGGCCTCCGCGTCTGGCCAGGACACCCCGGCCGGCGAGGGGGTCGGTCGAAGGGGTACATGCGCCTACTCACGAAAGGGACTCGAGGAGCTTCTCGCGTTTGGAGCACACCCTTTGAAATCGCAGCCGCCTTGCGTGCGTAGTCTCCGCGCCAGCTCGCGCTCTGGCCCTTCGGTGTTCGAGGCTGGGTGACACGGCGAGCTCCTCCACGTGTTTCATGTCCCATGCCGTGCCGCACCACGCTGAACCGCGAACCTCCACGATGAAGAACAAGGCACTCTGGGTTCTCTTCGCCGTCCTCTGCCTGGGCGTGGGCCTGTACCCCATCAGCTACCTCTTCACGGACCCGAACTCCGGGTTTCGCGCGAGGAAGGGTGTCGAGCTGCTCACCAGTCCAGTCTGGAACGCGGCCTTCTACACGCACCTGGCCCTGGGAGGACTCGCGCTGTTCATCGGCTGGACCCAGTTCATCGCGAGGCTGCGGCTCAAGTTCCCCGTCGTGCACCGGCTCCTCGGGAAGGTCTACGTCGGGGCGGTCATGGTGAGTGGGCTCATGGGCCTCTATGTTGGCTTCTTCGCCACGGGGGGCGTCATCTCCGCCGCGGGCTTCGTCAGCCTGGGCCTCGTCTGGCTCTACACCACCGCCTCCGCCTTCTGGCACATCAAGAACCGGCGGCTCGAAGAGCACCGGCTCATGATGACCTACAGCTATGCGGCCTGCTTCGCGGCGGTCACGCTGAGGCTCTGGCTCCCCTTGTTGATCATGGCGATGGGCAACTTCACCTCGGCCTACAGGGTCGTCGCCTGGCTCTGCTGGGTCCCCAACCTCGGCGTGGCCTGGCTGCTCTCGCGCAGGCAGCTCCCGGCGCGCGAACTCGCGGCTTCGTGACGAGGCCGTCCTCGGCGGAGAGGGCGCGGGCGTTCATTCCTTCAAGCGCGAGAAGTCCATCACCCAGTTCGTCTCCCAGCTCTCGCCATTGTCGGGAGAGAACGCCTGTTCCCAGCGTGCGGTGTCCTGGCCCAGGCGGGTCCACGTGAAGCGCACGCGGATGGAGCGGCCTTCGAAGGTGTCGTTCGTTTCGAACAAGCCCACGTCGCCCGAGAAGCGGCCCACCACGGGCGGGTCGATGGCGTGGCTCCGGTTGTCCACCCAGGCGATGGACCACTGCGCCGTCGCGGGGTTGTAGACCCGCAGCGCGATGCCCACGAAGCCGGGCCAGAACTCGCTGCGATAGGTCTCCTGGTTGCCGAGCCCACCTGGGAGAGGTTTCTCCTCGGCGGAGGACTCGAATGAAATCCACTCGGTGCACCCCTTCAACCGTTCCTTGAGACGGCGGTTGTGGACCCGCCAGGTGCCCATGAGGAAGTCGAAGTCCCGCGCCCCGTCGCTCTGTCCCTGTGTCCGCACGCCACCCACTCCGTTCTGGATATCGAGGGCCCAACGCGGGCCCAAGGAACGCGCACGGTAGGAAGCAAGTAGGACGAATCCCGCCCTGATTCGGACGGCCGCTTCATCACGCACCAAGGTTCTCGGGGGCTCCAGTGAAAGCCAGCGGAGTCAACCCTCTCCACCAGGGAGATGTGTCCAGCTAGACCACAGCCGACCCAATCCCTCGTTGTTGACTGGCTTGGGTCGGAAAGGACCTTAAGGGGGCCAAGAGAGACCTCTCATTGCGGAGTCTGTACCTTGTCGAGGTGGCTCGACACGCTGGTGGGCAGCAAGAATGGCATATACGTCGAGGCAGAGACTTATCGGCGTCATCGCGTGACTCTTCGGTTACCGCGAGCTCGGGATGGGCGGGGTGCGTCGGTTTGCGGTGAATCCAAAGCGGAGGTGGTTGGCGACCCCTCTCTGCGAAGATGTTCGCGAAGCATTTTCCAGGGCCACATCTTGCCGCAGGCCGCATCGTCTGAGCAGTAAGGCATGACCAGGCCAGAAGGCCCGGGCATGAGCTGAATGGGGGCTTCGCAAGTGCATCGGGGCTTGAGACGACTGAGCACGACTGTCAGGACTTCCAGCCCAACAGTTTCGGTCTTCTCGCAACGCTCTTCGCTACACTTCAGGAAGGGGCCCTTGGTTCCAATCCACGATTTCCGCCTTCCTCCACAGCCTGGGCACGTGAACGCGGAGGGGGATAGTTCCTCGCGGAGAGCTGTTGGCAATCGGTCTGCTGATGGCGGCGAAACGAGAGGCGATAGTGTCTCTGCTTTCTCCGTGGACGCGGGATTGGACCTCGTGCGTGCAACACCTTGGAGGACTTTCTCGTTCCCGCCATCCTGCCGCCCCACAAGGTGGGCTGCTCGTGCTGGAGGTATACCCGGTGGGTATGTATTTGAGGGGACGGCTGGCGTCATCGATCTCGCTTCCTGCCACTTACGCATCAGCACTTCGGAATGACGAACGATGTGGGAGCGGAGTGAGTCATCCCCAAGGGAGGTTCTCTGCGCTTCTGCTTGCCGTCCCGCTGGGGAGATCCCGAGTTCCTTCAGCCGAGAGAACACAGGCACCATTGCTGCCTCTGGATCCCGAAAGAATGCGCTGCCTCGAATTCGCACGAAGCGCCAACCGAGTCTTTCGAGAATCGCCTGTCGAGCCATATCCTCCGGAATCTTTTCGATGGGGTGAAAGCGGTCACCATCACACTCGACCGCCAATCTCCGTTGATTCCCTTCGACCACAATGTCAATACGGTAATGTCCCACCTTCCACTGGGAGGTCACGCAGTAACCAGCTCGGATGAGCCGCGCCAAGACTTCATGCTCGAAGCGGGACTCAGCCTTCTTTTGCGCCTCCTGAATCTCCTGTTCGATACCGCCAGGGTTGGCGAAGTGCTCAATCAACCGTCGGCGCAGATCATCTGGCTTCAGGTCGATTCCCGGGTTGAGTGAGTGGATGAGCCAGAGCTGGTCCCGAGCACGACTTACCGCAACGTTGAATCGCTGTTTGAACTCGGTTGTCGCACGAAGGCTCAATGGTCCTCCATCACGAGGACTGTCCACCATGGACAGGAACATGACATCGCGCTCGTCTCCTTGAAACTGCGCGGCATTGCCGCAAAGGATTCGGCGGCTCTCGTATTCTGAAGGTGGCAAGTGCTCGCGCAGGATCTCGTCCACTGCAAATGCTTGCTCGTCACCCACGAGCGAGATGACCCCGAACGTGCTTCCAGCATAGGCGGGGTGTGCAATGGCGGACGCAACGAGCGAAGCAACCGTAAGTGCCTCGGTTCGGTTCACCTTGTCTTCCGCGCGTCCTTCGACTCGATGGGCGAGGAGGGCTGGCTTCACGCGCGCGCTGGAGGACTCTCTCAGTGGGCGAATGCGTCCCTCATAAGACAGCTGGTTGCTGAACTCGATGATGTCGGGGACGCAGCGGAAGTGTTCTGTCAGGCAGACCATTCCCCCAAACGATGATCTTGCCAAGTCATAGATTGACATGCGTCCGTCGTAGAGGAATGCATTGGGAATCCCCGGAAGGTGTTCCGCGATGAGCTTCTCGACGACTCCGAGATTTTGCCCCACTGCGGACGGGCTCACCTGCTCGTGGTCGCCCACCACCACTGCACGCTCCGCCATGTAGAGTGCGATAAGTGCCATTGCGTCGCACTGGCTCGCTTCGTCAATGATGACCACGTCGAACCTCGTCGTGGCATTGAAGTTCTCAACGACCTGCGCAAGCGGCATGATCCACACAGGGACAGCCCCTTGGCATTCGCTCATCAGTCGAGCTGCCTCGGCTCGCAGTTTTGGGGCACGAGTCCCCGTCCCCTTTCCGATGCGGCGCATGGTGGTCGACCACCCCTCCAGTGCCTGTTGTTGCTGAAGGGTTGTCCGCTCTACTTGGGCGGCCCATGAGCGTCTTTCGATGAGATTCGCGGTACAGCGCCGTAGTTCTTCAGAAAGAGCCTCCATTTGCTCCTGAAGGAGGGGAATCCGGACGCGTCCACGGCGCTCCAATTCGTCATGGAGCTGGCGCCAGCACCACGCTGCCGCAGGGTCTCCCGGAGGCACCCCAAGACCATGAATTCCACGACGCTCATGAATGGCATCTGCCCATCCAGGCGCGACTGCCTCCAGTCGCTTCAGTAACGCTCGTCTCTGCGCCTGCATTTGCTGTCGCTCATGGACCTCCGAGAGCGCAGCGAAGTTGCGAGCATAGGCTTCGGCGTCCTGCGCTCCGAGCGCCTTCACCAGTCCCCTGACGATGGGAGATGACGCTGCGGCTCCACCCCAGCTGTCGAACTTGGCGAGAGCCCTCTGGAGATTTGACCTGACGCGAGCCAGTTCCACAGCCCGCGCACGCGAGCGCAGTGCGGGGACGATTGTTTCTGTCAGGGCGCCCCGGAGGCGAAGCAGCTTCCCGTTGGGAGCCAGGTTGACGGGCTCCGCATTCATCAACTCCGCCCAGCGAAGGCCACACCGGTCCAGCGTTTCCTTGAGCGGGGCCCATGCTTCGACCGCCCACTCCAGATGGCGCTCAATCTCTCCGCAGAACTGAAGCGCAGTCACCTCGGGCGAGGCTCCTAGCTCCGCCGATGACGGTGCCCCAAGAGGCGTGAGTTGCCGGTCCCAGCGCCCGCAGAGCGATTGACGCAAGCGCTTAAGTCCCAGAGTCGCAGCCAAGGCTTGGAAATGGATGCGTTCCCGAGGCTCGCCAGCCTCGACCCGACTCCCTCGGATGACACGCTTCCAGGATGGGTGCGTAAGGAGCGTGAGGGTGCCCAGCTTTCCCCCATTCTCAAGGTGCTGCTGAATGTCGGCCAGGACTTGTTGTTGTTCCTCGAAGGCCATCTCCGCAGTGTTCTCGGGGGCATGCTGGAGTAAGAGTTCGTGTGCACTCAACGCCTCGGCTCGCACTCGTCGTACCTGCTCGATCAGGGCCTTCCAGGAGTCCGTCTCTGCCTCGCCCTCCATTCCGGCCGCGATGGCCGAGAGTTTCCACTCCTCTGTGCTGCCC from Myxococcus stipitatus carries:
- a CDS encoding AAA domain-containing protein, translating into MKFEDSPARVSAFNQWKSGREAWAGPEKLAREAMQLFEQLYELRGRIERESERLELVLGDGVLSWRQAEGSMFHPILLQRTQLRFNPEIPEFTIADSGRGIDLYSELFSSVEELDGRILAQCRNELTQGGYSPLGDADTSGFLRRLLIQLSAQGEFIADGPPKPDAETPQLGRDPVLLLRTRSLGFARALDGIIEELTTRTELPSSLLRIVGTEATSGVTGRNSEGRGAAPPEPLEVLLSKLANPEQEEIAKRLEQHGCVLVQGPPGTGKTHTIANLVGHLLAQGKSVLVTSHTTKALKVLRNQVVPELRPLCVSVLESDLESRKQLEGAVSAISERLASSDGTRLRAEAARFAKQRSQLHERLSRVREEMTQAVTDEYRDVVVSGESWTPSQAARKVSEEKMQHHWLPGPVMLGAALSLMEEEVRELYRTNIAMTALHEAELSRSLPPLSAILSPKGLDALLQKQRAMEANRIEHHAGFWSTAPNAEEPTDFDELATQCLTTMAPLGSTEEWKLSAIAAGMEGEAETDSWKALIEQVRRVRAEALSAHELLLQHAPENTAEMAFEEQQQVLADIQQHLENGGKLGTLTLLTHPSWKRVIRGSRVEAGEPRERIHFQALAATLGLKRLRQSLCGRWDRQLTPLGAPSSAELGASPEVTALQFCGEIERHLEWAVEAWAPLKETLDRCGLRWAELMNAEPVNLAPNGKLLRLRGALTETIVPALRSRARAVELARVRSNLQRALAKFDSWGGAAASSPIVRGLVKALGAQDAEAYARNFAALSEVHERQQMQAQRRALLKRLEAVAPGWADAIHERRGIHGLGVPPGDPAAAWCWRQLHDELERRGRVRIPLLQEQMEALSEELRRCTANLIERRSWAAQVERTTLQQQQALEGWSTTMRRIGKGTGTRAPKLRAEAARLMSECQGAVPVWIMPLAQVVENFNATTRFDVVIIDEASQCDAMALIALYMAERAVVVGDHEQVSPSAVGQNLGVVEKLIAEHLPGIPNAFLYDGRMSIYDLARSSFGGMVCLTEHFRCVPDIIEFSNQLSYEGRIRPLRESSSARVKPALLAHRVEGRAEDKVNRTEALTVASLVASAIAHPAYAGSTFGVISLVGDEQAFAVDEILREHLPPSEYESRRILCGNAAQFQGDERDVMFLSMVDSPRDGGPLSLRATTEFKQRFNVAVSRARDQLWLIHSLNPGIDLKPDDLRRRLIEHFANPGGIEQEIQEAQKKAESRFEHEVLARLIRAGYCVTSQWKVGHYRIDIVVEGNQRRLAVECDGDRFHPIEKIPEDMARQAILERLGWRFVRIRGSAFFRDPEAAMVPVFSRLKELGISPAGRQAEAQRTSLGDDSLRSHIVRHSEVLMRKWQEARSMTPAVPSNTYPPGIPPARAAHLVGRQDGGNEKVLQGVARTRSNPASTEKAETLSPLVSPPSADRLPTALREELSPSAFTCPGCGGRRKSWIGTKGPFLKCSEERCEKTETVGLEVLTVVLSRLKPRCTCEAPIQLMPGPSGLVMPYCSDDAACGKMWPWKMLREHLRREGSPTTSALDSPQTDAPRPSRARGNRRVTR
- a CDS encoding DUF2306 domain-containing protein; the encoded protein is MKNKALWVLFAVLCLGVGLYPISYLFTDPNSGFRARKGVELLTSPVWNAAFYTHLALGGLALFIGWTQFIARLRLKFPVVHRLLGKVYVGAVMVSGLMGLYVGFFATGGVISAAGFVSLGLVWLYTTASAFWHIKNRRLEEHRLMMTYSYAACFAAVTLRLWLPLLIMAMGNFTSAYRVVAWLCWVPNLGVAWLLSRRQLPARELAAS